One stretch of Pseudomonas azotoformans DNA includes these proteins:
- a CDS encoding Eco57I restriction-modification methylase domain-containing protein — protein sequence MSLDNNHDEWLSLIEISGPFLAVPVLTKAFPQGLETVDGRVRKYLRQAYDEWCEARDNDDPQFEELHRAWIREVLARGLDYDEIDSGELLKQGDAISAGLHILLPEYGVTLIPDYALVDGQKVLLLIQTYPADIDLDAAVSHQGWVATPADQMVQLCRSSGCRMGLITNGERWLLIDAPIGSVVTYASWYARLWGQEPLTLQAFLTLLGLRRFFVDTSEQLPALFDESLQHQEEVTDALGEQVRRAVEVLIQSFDKEDLNSSRTLLQEVTPTQLYEAGLTIMMRLVFLLSAEERGLLLMGEESYETNYAISTLRMQLRKESDEVLERRHDAWARLLATFRAVYGGIQHEALRLPALGGSLFDPDRFPFLEGRSIGSDWRTDDARPLPIDNRTVLLLLEAIQQYQGRTLSYRALDVEQIGYVYEGLLERTVKRTDAVTVELVSGKGAKKTIYNWDDLKSLRQRGEDAFVRELARADALKRSESAIRKELARVVDAALSNHLLTACHGDEVLRDQLLPIANLLRTDPWGYPLVYAKDAFIVTTGSGRRETGTHYTPKSLTEAIVTDTLTPVAYVGPAEGVPREHWALKSPSELLDLKICDPAMGSGAFLVQVCRWLSDRLVESWSQVEVFGKTVSVDGEVLDAGADKELLPRDGETRIVIARRLIAERCLYGVDLNPLAVELAKLSIWLVTLAKDRPFGFLDHNLRCGDSLLGIHTLEQLTELSMNPAGKGQLRLFGQNIERAVLEAIELRQRLREMPIRDIHDVEVMARLEADARRKLEVSECIADAFIGEVFASGGNGSVLENSIASLAINAGRAVDGDRNAITSIVQSAVSALATDTPSGRSARKPFHWPLEFPEVFKNKRSGFDGIVGNPPFLGGQRITGVVGTVFRDWLVNHLAEGRRGSADLVTYFFLRTWSLLQPGGCFGLLAVNTIAEGDTRQVGLEAMVRAGAIIHSAYPNEPWPGVASVVTSRVHVCKRAWLGEITLSGRPVPYISAFLSDQQEWSPKRLKANENIAFQGSNVLGKGFVLTAEEAQKMIDVDAKNVEVIFPYINGEDVNSNPEQKTNRWVIKFWDWPEQKACEYKLPFERVLNLVKPERDRLGGNPSAEGRKKKWWLFGRDAKALYHAIGRGCNFEQHPKAWRPDMPVTEKVLACSLVQNHLKFALIPNNQIFAHKLGVFARGDETLFAILSSTIHQVWARKTSSTMRVDMNYSTSDSFETFPLPTLFRSELESVGKLYNSTRSEIMRSENIGLTKLYSRFNNPLDQGMEINKLRELHKEVDRCLARAYEWQELNLEHGFHEVPYLPESDRVRFTISEQARIEVLRRLSELNRLRFEEEVAQGFHGNKPVSSKPRASRIRATIENTPQPSFDFGDLPVNRRL from the coding sequence ATGAGCCTGGATAATAACCACGACGAATGGCTGTCGCTAATAGAGATTTCTGGTCCGTTCCTCGCTGTACCTGTATTAACGAAAGCCTTTCCACAAGGTCTTGAGACTGTGGATGGGCGCGTACGTAAGTACCTGCGTCAAGCCTATGATGAATGGTGCGAGGCGCGTGACAATGACGACCCGCAGTTCGAAGAGTTGCACCGTGCCTGGATTCGGGAAGTGCTTGCGCGTGGTCTTGACTACGATGAGATAGATTCGGGTGAGTTACTAAAGCAAGGTGATGCAATATCGGCCGGTTTGCACATCTTGCTGCCAGAATATGGCGTCACGTTAATCCCGGATTACGCACTGGTCGACGGTCAGAAAGTACTGCTCCTGATCCAGACTTACCCTGCGGATATCGATTTGGATGCAGCTGTCAGTCACCAGGGTTGGGTAGCGACTCCTGCCGATCAGATGGTGCAATTATGCCGCTCTTCTGGCTGCCGAATGGGTTTGATCACAAACGGTGAGCGTTGGCTGTTAATTGATGCGCCTATTGGCTCAGTAGTGACCTACGCCAGTTGGTACGCACGTTTGTGGGGGCAAGAGCCATTAACCCTCCAGGCATTTCTCACGCTACTAGGTCTTCGCCGTTTTTTTGTGGATACCAGCGAGCAGCTACCTGCACTCTTCGATGAGTCTCTGCAACACCAAGAAGAGGTTACTGATGCGTTGGGTGAGCAGGTACGCCGTGCTGTCGAAGTGCTTATTCAGTCGTTCGACAAGGAAGACCTGAATAGCTCTCGTACGTTGCTGCAGGAAGTGACGCCTACCCAGCTGTACGAAGCTGGCCTGACCATCATGATGCGACTGGTCTTCTTGTTATCTGCTGAAGAACGCGGGCTATTGCTGATGGGCGAAGAGTCTTATGAGACTAACTACGCCATCTCTACCTTGCGCATGCAGCTACGCAAAGAGTCGGATGAAGTGCTGGAGCGTCGGCATGACGCTTGGGCGCGCTTGTTGGCGACATTCCGCGCCGTTTATGGCGGCATTCAACATGAGGCTTTACGTTTGCCGGCGCTGGGCGGCTCCTTGTTCGATCCGGATCGCTTCCCCTTTCTTGAAGGCCGCTCAATAGGTTCAGATTGGCGAACGGATGATGCCCGCCCCTTACCGATAGACAATCGCACCGTGTTGTTATTGCTAGAAGCAATTCAACAATACCAGGGTCGCACCCTATCTTATCGCGCACTCGACGTAGAGCAGATTGGTTACGTCTATGAAGGTTTGCTTGAGCGCACGGTTAAACGCACAGATGCAGTGACGGTAGAGCTGGTCAGTGGCAAAGGCGCAAAAAAAACGATTTATAATTGGGATGATTTGAAGAGTTTGCGACAACGCGGCGAAGACGCATTCGTTCGAGAGCTGGCTCGTGCTGATGCGCTAAAGCGTAGTGAAAGTGCGATCCGCAAAGAGCTGGCCCGTGTTGTGGATGCTGCGCTATCCAATCATCTGCTTACTGCCTGCCATGGCGACGAGGTGCTTCGAGATCAGCTCTTGCCAATTGCTAATCTTTTGCGAACCGACCCTTGGGGTTACCCGTTGGTTTATGCAAAAGATGCATTCATCGTCACCACTGGGTCCGGGCGACGCGAAACCGGTACCCACTACACCCCGAAGTCGCTGACCGAAGCGATCGTCACCGATACCCTCACGCCTGTGGCTTATGTCGGTCCGGCCGAGGGAGTACCACGTGAGCATTGGGCACTAAAATCCCCTTCCGAACTGCTAGACCTCAAGATTTGCGATCCAGCAATGGGTTCGGGCGCCTTCCTCGTACAAGTCTGTCGTTGGCTATCTGATCGCCTAGTTGAGTCATGGTCACAGGTTGAAGTCTTTGGCAAAACCGTGAGCGTGGATGGCGAGGTCCTGGACGCCGGAGCAGACAAGGAGCTTCTACCTCGCGATGGCGAGACGCGCATAGTGATTGCACGCCGCCTCATCGCCGAGCGTTGCCTATATGGGGTCGATTTGAACCCCTTGGCAGTTGAACTCGCCAAGCTGTCTATATGGCTGGTGACCTTGGCGAAGGATCGCCCCTTTGGCTTCCTTGATCATAATTTGCGCTGTGGTGACAGCCTGTTGGGCATCCACACGCTTGAACAATTAACCGAGCTGTCGATGAACCCCGCAGGCAAGGGTCAGCTGCGCCTATTTGGGCAGAATATTGAGCGGGCGGTGCTTGAGGCGATCGAATTGCGTCAGCGGTTGCGCGAAATGCCAATCCGGGATATCCACGACGTGGAGGTGATGGCACGGCTGGAAGCCGATGCGCGTCGGAAACTCGAAGTGTCTGAATGCATTGCGGATGCATTTATTGGCGAGGTGTTTGCGTCCGGTGGTAACGGCTCCGTCTTAGAGAACTCGATTGCTTCACTGGCCATCAACGCGGGACGGGCCGTCGATGGTGATCGAAACGCAATCACATCAATAGTTCAAAGTGCTGTTTCTGCACTCGCAACTGATACGCCTTCAGGTAGGTCAGCACGAAAACCCTTCCATTGGCCCCTGGAATTCCCAGAAGTATTCAAGAATAAACGGAGCGGGTTTGACGGTATTGTCGGCAATCCGCCTTTCTTGGGAGGACAACGAATCACTGGTGTTGTAGGCACTGTTTTTCGCGATTGGTTGGTCAATCATCTAGCCGAAGGACGCCGAGGTTCCGCTGATTTAGTAACCTATTTTTTCCTGCGAACCTGGAGCCTTTTACAGCCAGGTGGCTGCTTCGGTTTGCTGGCGGTAAACACAATTGCAGAGGGCGATACGCGTCAGGTAGGGCTAGAGGCTATGGTTCGTGCGGGTGCCATAATTCACAGTGCTTATCCAAATGAGCCGTGGCCAGGTGTGGCATCTGTTGTCACTAGTCGAGTGCATGTGTGCAAGCGAGCGTGGCTAGGCGAAATAACGTTGTCCGGTCGTCCGGTTCCATACATTTCCGCATTTTTATCTGATCAGCAGGAGTGGAGCCCAAAGCGACTCAAGGCCAACGAAAATATCGCGTTTCAAGGTTCGAATGTATTAGGTAAAGGGTTCGTGCTGACGGCAGAAGAAGCTCAGAAAATGATTGATGTCGACGCCAAAAACGTAGAAGTGATTTTTCCATATATAAATGGCGAAGATGTCAACTCCAATCCTGAACAGAAAACAAATCGTTGGGTGATCAAATTCTGGGATTGGCCAGAACAGAAAGCATGCGAATACAAGCTTCCGTTTGAGCGCGTCCTTAATTTGGTAAAGCCGGAACGAGATCGCTTGGGAGGCAATCCAAGTGCAGAGGGCCGTAAGAAGAAATGGTGGCTTTTTGGGCGAGATGCGAAGGCGCTATATCATGCGATTGGGCGTGGCTGCAATTTCGAGCAGCACCCCAAAGCCTGGCGACCAGACATGCCCGTCACGGAGAAAGTGCTGGCTTGCAGCTTGGTTCAGAATCATCTGAAATTTGCTCTAATCCCGAATAATCAGATTTTCGCGCATAAATTAGGAGTTTTCGCACGTGGTGACGAGACGCTCTTTGCGATTCTCTCGTCCACTATACATCAGGTCTGGGCCCGTAAGACAAGTTCAACTATGCGTGTCGACATGAATTACTCTACGTCAGATTCATTTGAGACGTTTCCACTTCCGACGCTTTTTCGGTCTGAGCTTGAATCTGTCGGGAAGTTATACAACTCCACTCGTTCCGAGATTATGCGCTCAGAGAATATTGGTCTGACTAAACTTTACAGTCGTTTCAATAATCCTTTGGATCAAGGAATGGAAATTAATAAGTTACGCGAGCTTCATAAAGAAGTTGATAGATGTTTGGCTCGCGCGTACGAGTGGCAAGAGTTAAATCTTGAGCATGGTTTTCATGAGGTTCCATACCTTCCCGAAAGCGACCGTGTGCGCTTCACTATCAGCGAACAAGCACGCATCGAGGTACTACGCCGTCTTTCAGAGTTAAATCGCTTACGCTTCGAAGAAGAAGTCGCTCAAGGGTTTCACGGCAACAAGCCTGTCAGCTCTAAGCCGCGCGCATCACGGATTCGCGCAACCATAGAAAACACACCGCAACCCTCGTTCGACTTCGGCGACTTGCCAGTCAATCGACGCTTGTGA
- the drmD gene encoding DISARM system SNF2-like helicase DrmD, which yields MTAAAEDGCYRNVPEPGQLVEVRRRQWVVAEVDASKLGAVQQHAVTLASIDEDALGEELQVIWEIEPGAHVIERAGLPAITGQDESDTLEAFLDAVRWGAATNADRGFLQAPFRSGVTLEDFQLDPLVRAIDMARVNLLIADDVGLGKTIEAGLVIQEMLLRHRARTVLIVCPASLQEKWRLEMAEKFGLEFKIVDSTYIREMRRERGIHANPWNSFPRLITSMDWAKAGEGLRAFHDILPAHVNYPRKFDLLVVDEAHNVAPAAGAQYALESQRTRLIRTIAPHFQHHLFLTATPHNGYTESFTSLLELLDDQRFARNIMPDEKQLAQVMIRRLKSEITDKTGQLIYAPRKLEVLGVEYTVKEREIHHKLQAFCASREVAGAELGGVTGVSFINQLLKKRLFSSPAAFATTLAKHIATLESGAVRKDRSGLSDRILLKAIQRAEEDYANDADVEMAQQEAVEEATRNSRPLNDLERVLLDEMREWSQQAMHQTDSKAKAVLTWIDSYLKSNGDWNDKRVILFTEYRTTLDWLQRILATHDLGGDRLMTLHGGMDYDDREMVKAAFQADPEVSPVRILLATDAASEGIDLQNHCNYLIHLEIPYNPNVMEQRNGRIDRHGQRAKEVLIWHPVDAKEDGEAVGGHKDDILRALRKLDSMRADMGSVNPVIAPQMSGLIEGTLRDLDTRIAEAKIERARRFVRTDKEIQSRVAKLHERLIETKEGLHLSPEHILMAVNTALALADKPALKPLLLTGLESGTVFELPPLGGAWERCREGLEHPFTGKIRPVTFDHEVAKGRDDLVLVHLNHRLVQMCLRLLRAEVWAHEDNKKLSRVTVRVLPDDRLDTPAVVVVSRLVITGGNHHRLHEELTVAGGYLREQSFKREEGVTRLQALLDEGQSSRLDAFAFDTLRARFGAVEESIQQTLKARSRNRLESLGNTLQLRKNSELKDISAVLSELERAIGAELRKAEKPEQLALFSEDERTQLRRDNSALEARLARIPAEREQEISAIEARYNVPQDRTFPVAVIFIVPASFAQGGRV from the coding sequence ATGACTGCAGCAGCGGAGGATGGTTGCTACCGCAATGTCCCTGAACCGGGCCAGCTCGTTGAGGTTCGACGCCGACAATGGGTTGTGGCCGAGGTGGATGCGTCTAAGCTAGGCGCCGTACAGCAGCATGCAGTCACTCTAGCATCTATAGATGAAGACGCTTTGGGCGAAGAGCTTCAAGTCATCTGGGAAATTGAACCAGGTGCACATGTAATTGAGCGTGCCGGTCTTCCTGCGATCACAGGACAGGATGAATCTGACACGCTTGAGGCTTTTCTTGACGCTGTCCGCTGGGGGGCAGCCACCAATGCAGATCGTGGATTTCTTCAAGCTCCTTTTCGCAGTGGTGTAACTCTGGAAGACTTCCAGCTGGATCCGCTCGTACGCGCCATCGATATGGCACGGGTGAATTTGCTAATCGCTGATGACGTGGGCTTGGGGAAAACCATTGAGGCTGGTTTGGTCATTCAGGAAATGCTACTGCGCCATCGGGCTCGCACCGTACTGATAGTTTGCCCAGCGTCACTCCAGGAGAAGTGGCGCCTTGAAATGGCGGAGAAGTTTGGGCTTGAGTTCAAGATCGTTGATAGTACCTATATCAGAGAGATGCGCCGCGAGCGTGGGATTCATGCCAATCCGTGGAACTCGTTCCCGCGCCTGATCACCTCCATGGACTGGGCTAAAGCTGGCGAAGGATTGCGGGCATTTCACGATATTTTGCCGGCACATGTTAATTATCCCCGCAAATTCGACCTATTGGTTGTGGATGAAGCTCACAATGTAGCGCCGGCTGCCGGTGCCCAATATGCGCTTGAGAGTCAGCGAACCCGTTTGATTCGCACCATCGCGCCACACTTTCAGCATCATCTATTTCTGACTGCGACGCCCCACAACGGTTACACCGAGTCTTTCACCTCGCTGCTTGAGCTGCTTGATGACCAGCGTTTCGCCCGCAACATCATGCCGGATGAGAAACAGCTCGCTCAGGTGATGATTCGCCGGCTGAAAAGTGAAATTACCGACAAAACTGGGCAACTGATCTACGCGCCACGCAAACTTGAGGTTCTGGGCGTCGAATACACCGTAAAAGAGCGTGAAATCCATCACAAACTACAAGCTTTCTGTGCCAGTCGAGAAGTTGCAGGCGCTGAGTTAGGTGGTGTGACGGGCGTATCCTTCATCAATCAGTTGCTGAAAAAGCGACTGTTCTCGTCACCGGCCGCATTTGCTACAACCTTGGCAAAACATATCGCCACATTGGAAAGCGGCGCAGTTCGCAAGGATCGCAGCGGGTTGTCTGATCGCATCTTGCTCAAGGCCATTCAGCGTGCTGAAGAAGATTACGCCAACGACGCTGATGTCGAGATGGCGCAGCAAGAGGCTGTGGAGGAGGCAACACGTAATTCTCGCCCTTTAAACGACCTAGAGCGTGTTTTGTTGGACGAGATGCGTGAGTGGTCGCAACAGGCAATGCACCAGACCGATTCGAAGGCAAAAGCCGTTCTCACCTGGATCGACAGCTATCTAAAATCGAATGGTGACTGGAACGATAAACGCGTCATTCTCTTCACCGAATATCGTACTACGCTAGATTGGTTGCAGCGAATTCTGGCCACCCATGACTTGGGCGGCGACCGTCTAATGACTTTGCATGGTGGAATGGATTACGACGATCGAGAGATGGTCAAAGCAGCTTTTCAAGCAGATCCAGAAGTCTCGCCAGTGCGCATCTTGTTGGCGACCGATGCGGCTTCCGAAGGTATCGACCTGCAGAACCACTGCAACTATCTCATCCATCTCGAAATCCCATACAACCCTAACGTCATGGAGCAGCGTAACGGTCGTATTGATCGTCACGGCCAGCGTGCAAAAGAAGTACTTATTTGGCACCCGGTTGATGCCAAAGAAGATGGCGAAGCTGTCGGTGGGCATAAAGACGACATCCTGCGCGCACTGCGCAAGCTTGACTCAATGCGTGCAGATATGGGCAGTGTTAACCCGGTTATCGCACCGCAAATGTCGGGGCTGATTGAGGGTACTTTGCGTGATCTCGACACTCGGATAGCGGAAGCAAAAATTGAGCGGGCCCGTCGTTTTGTTCGTACGGATAAAGAAATTCAATCCCGAGTGGCCAAGCTACATGAGCGCCTTATCGAGACGAAGGAAGGCTTGCATCTTTCTCCAGAACACATTTTGATGGCAGTCAATACAGCTTTGGCATTGGCGGATAAGCCCGCACTTAAGCCGTTGCTACTGACAGGTTTGGAGTCAGGAACGGTATTCGAGTTGCCACCGCTGGGTGGCGCTTGGGAGCGTTGCCGAGAGGGGTTAGAGCATCCATTCACGGGCAAGATTCGGCCTGTGACCTTTGACCATGAAGTCGCGAAGGGACGCGATGATCTAGTACTGGTTCATCTTAATCATCGCCTGGTGCAGATGTGCCTGCGTTTGTTGCGTGCAGAGGTCTGGGCGCACGAAGATAACAAAAAACTCAGTCGAGTAACCGTTCGTGTTCTACCCGACGACCGCCTTGATACACCTGCCGTAGTGGTCGTTTCGCGATTGGTCATCACCGGTGGTAACCACCATCGCCTGCATGAAGAGCTTACTGTGGCCGGTGGATACCTTCGTGAGCAAAGTTTCAAGCGCGAGGAAGGCGTCACGCGCCTGCAAGCTTTGCTAGATGAGGGACAATCGTCCCGGTTGGACGCATTTGCGTTCGACACCCTGAGAGCACGGTTCGGCGCCGTCGAAGAGTCTATTCAGCAAACTCTTAAAGCACGGTCGCGCAACCGCCTCGAATCTCTGGGTAATACGCTACAACTCCGAAAAAACTCAGAACTGAAAGATATTAGCGCCGTATTGAGTGAGTTAGAGCGAGCGATTGGTGCGGAGCTACGTAAGGCAGAGAAACCCGAACAATTGGCTTTGTTCAGTGAAGATGAACGCACTCAGCTGCGTCGTGATAACTCGGCGTTGGAGGCGCGCCTGGCACGCATTCCAGCTGAGCGAGAGCAAGAAATTAGCGCTATTGAAGCGCGCTATAACGTGCCGCAGGATCGTACCTTTCCCGTTGCTGTCATCTTTATCGTTCCCGCATCGTTCGCACAGGGAGGCCGTGTATGA